One Natrinema marinum genomic window carries:
- a CDS encoding DUF7550 family protein produces MSDDTETPDGDDTGADVGHDLEEPRTTAPMSECTAREVAIGGVVAIVGAAVAFGIPLLTVGV; encoded by the coding sequence ATGTCAGACGACACCGAAACGCCCGACGGTGACGATACGGGAGCCGACGTCGGACACGACCTCGAGGAACCACGCACGACCGCACCGATGAGCGAATGTACGGCTCGAGAAGTCGCGATCGGCGGCGTGGTCGCCATCGTCGGCGCTGCGGTCGCCTTCGGGATCCCCCTCCTGACAGTCGGCGTGTGA
- a CDS encoding cell division protein FtsA, with the protein MAKGLDVGTMNILSAQQDGNDTVFVQQRNSFVEIEYSDMAEQMLSRSEVLHIRKDDKVYVVGDDALNFANIFNKETRRPMKHGILSNDEQSAIPMMKLIIEQVVGEPAYPDEKLYFSSPADPIDSDLSTLYHQKTIESFLDDMGYDSEPINEGMSVIYSELADNNFTGLGISFGAGMTNVCLSYYAVPVMKFSVARGGDWVDEQAARATGTPVDKVTSIKEDDFELDFTTDVGGVEGALSIYYENLLDYVIENIVKEVDDEDVEEGLDVPVVVTGGTSSPSGFEELFRDHLEEANIPFSISGVTHANEPLYSVARGGLVAARSDEDIDHEEDDEAEAAAANE; encoded by the coding sequence ATGGCCAAAGGCCTAGACGTTGGAACGATGAACATCCTGTCAGCACAGCAGGATGGGAACGACACGGTTTTCGTGCAACAGCGTAACTCCTTCGTAGAGATCGAGTACTCGGACATGGCCGAGCAGATGCTCTCGCGAAGCGAAGTCCTCCACATCCGCAAAGACGACAAGGTCTACGTCGTCGGCGACGACGCGTTGAATTTCGCGAACATCTTCAATAAGGAGACGCGTCGGCCGATGAAACACGGGATTCTCTCGAACGACGAGCAGAGCGCGATCCCGATGATGAAGCTCATCATCGAGCAGGTCGTCGGTGAGCCCGCGTATCCCGACGAGAAGCTGTACTTCTCGTCCCCCGCAGACCCGATCGACTCGGACCTCTCGACGCTGTACCACCAGAAGACGATCGAATCCTTCCTCGACGACATGGGGTACGACTCCGAACCGATCAACGAGGGGATGTCCGTCATCTACAGCGAACTCGCGGACAACAACTTCACCGGTCTCGGTATCTCGTTCGGTGCCGGGATGACGAACGTCTGTCTGTCGTACTACGCGGTGCCGGTCATGAAGTTCTCCGTCGCCCGCGGTGGCGACTGGGTCGACGAGCAGGCCGCCCGCGCGACCGGGACGCCCGTCGACAAAGTCACCTCCATCAAGGAAGACGACTTCGAACTCGACTTCACGACCGACGTCGGCGGCGTCGAAGGCGCGCTCTCGATCTACTACGAGAACCTGCTCGACTACGTCATCGAGAACATCGTCAAAGAGGTCGACGACGAAGACGTCGAAGAAGGGCTGGACGTGCCCGTCGTCGTCACCGGCGGCACCTCGAGCCCGAGCGGTTTCGAGGAACTGTTCCGCGACCATCTGGAAGAAGCGAACATTCCGTTCTCGATCAGCGGCGTGACGCACGCGAACGAACCGCTGTACAGCGTCGCGCGCGGTGGCCTCGTCGCCGCCCGCTCCGACGAGGACATCGACCACGAGGAAGACGACGAAGCGGAAGCGGCGGCGGCAAACGAGTAA
- a CDS encoding zf-TFIIB domain-containing protein: MDECPRCGGELEELALADVSTVSCSRCGFADIPVEHLPNEEDVESWRDAFNRFYEQSAER, encoded by the coding sequence ATGGACGAGTGTCCGCGGTGTGGTGGGGAACTCGAGGAACTCGCGCTCGCCGACGTGTCGACGGTCTCGTGTTCGCGCTGTGGGTTCGCCGACATCCCCGTCGAACACCTGCCCAACGAGGAGGACGTCGAGTCCTGGCGGGACGCGTTCAACCGGTTTTACGAGCAGTCGGCCGAACGCTGA
- the hisF gene encoding imidazole glycerol phosphate synthase subunit HisF, protein MVLTKRVIPCIDVDLDEDGNPAVYTGVNFEDLKYTGDPVEMARAYNRAGADEFVFLDITASADGRETMLNVVERVADEVFIPLTVGGGIRTTADIKETLRAGADKVSITTGALERPELVNEGARAFGSQCIVISVDSRRRFDEQGEHYVEVDGESCWFECTKKGGREGTGIDVLEWAAEAESRGAGELFVNSIDKDGTKDGYDLPLTKAVCDTVDTPVIASSGCGSPEDMYDVFTEAGADAGLAASIFHFDEYSIEETKAYLDEHGVPVRL, encoded by the coding sequence ATGGTACTGACCAAGCGCGTCATCCCGTGTATCGACGTGGATTTGGACGAGGACGGGAACCCGGCGGTCTACACCGGCGTCAACTTCGAGGATCTGAAATACACCGGCGATCCGGTCGAGATGGCCCGCGCCTACAACCGCGCGGGCGCAGACGAGTTCGTCTTTCTCGACATCACCGCCTCGGCGGACGGCCGCGAGACCATGCTCAACGTGGTCGAGCGCGTCGCCGACGAAGTGTTCATCCCCCTCACTGTGGGCGGCGGTATCCGCACCACCGCGGACATCAAAGAGACCCTGCGCGCCGGTGCGGACAAGGTTTCCATTACGACGGGCGCGCTCGAGCGCCCCGAACTGGTCAACGAGGGCGCGCGCGCCTTCGGCAGCCAGTGTATCGTGATCAGCGTCGACTCCCGGCGACGCTTCGACGAGCAGGGCGAACACTACGTCGAGGTAGACGGCGAGTCTTGCTGGTTCGAGTGTACGAAGAAAGGCGGCCGCGAAGGGACCGGGATCGACGTCTTGGAGTGGGCCGCCGAGGCCGAGTCCCGCGGTGCAGGCGAACTATTCGTCAACTCGATCGACAAGGACGGCACCAAAGACGGCTACGATCTCCCGCTGACGAAAGCCGTCTGCGACACCGTCGACACGCCGGTCATCGCCTCCTCGGGTTGTGGCAGTCCCGAAGACATGTACGACGTGTTCACCGAGGCCGGTGCCGACGCCGGCCTCGCGGCCTCGATCTTCCACTTCGACGAATACTCGATCGAGGAGACGAAAGCGTACCTCGACGAGCACGGCGTGCCGGTCCGTCTCTGA
- a CDS encoding HalX domain-containing protein, with product MAGDSTVVLVADSDSDVTTGLRSLLVDDYRVETTTDGDEALTALEDADVVLVGHDLRTASGSIVAVEIDRRAGAYSMAVLSSGDREFESCHLTTDCLVKPIDEATLRETVDRLARRARYDELIAECATLAARRGKLESRARANDNGDGEYDEDGEYEAVQERLAELYDELDELVAAFDGDDFRAAFTACHTGTDPGTQQVERFS from the coding sequence ATGGCTGGTGACTCGACCGTCGTCCTCGTTGCGGACTCCGACTCCGACGTAACGACCGGGCTTCGATCCCTGCTCGTCGATGACTACCGAGTGGAGACGACGACGGACGGCGACGAGGCCCTCACAGCTCTCGAGGATGCCGACGTGGTCCTGGTCGGTCACGACCTCCGAACGGCGTCGGGGTCCATCGTCGCGGTCGAAATCGACCGTCGGGCAGGGGCATACTCGATGGCAGTGCTCAGCAGCGGCGACCGGGAGTTCGAGAGTTGCCACCTCACCACCGACTGTCTCGTCAAGCCCATCGACGAGGCGACCCTTCGCGAGACGGTCGATCGGCTGGCGCGTCGGGCCCGATACGACGAGTTGATAGCCGAGTGCGCGACGCTGGCGGCCAGACGCGGCAAGCTCGAGTCACGTGCGCGTGCAAACGACAACGGGGACGGGGAGTACGACGAGGACGGAGAGTACGAAGCCGTACAGGAGCGGCTCGCGGAGCTGTACGACGAGCTAGACGAACTGGTTGCGGCGTTCGACGGCGACGATTTCCGGGCGGCGTTTACGGCCTGTCACACCGGCACCGATCCCGGAACGCAACAGGTCGAGCGATTCTCCTGA
- a CDS encoding DUF7139 domain-containing protein produces the protein MAAEQAADGYLFDLYRRYIGEPEDRTDVYVGFGLFLGGIGLAIVGLLLFLWGNTFEARTAGYFAWVGPAYALAMTALPVTMLGIVTLLPSERRMLYASIGGVAITLAAVAGFLAAYPHHWNGYGNDYTVEIIATYAVGLAGITASTGAALIAHYLDMAQQADAVATGDETEAEPELTDADVRQDIDEAMEGVELSWGGVEKTEHKRLSFSENDFDDVDVDTDAGTTTTRSTGVDAQVAGLKGLKGGETKQTTSSSTVDDQTAKLKELREQRRAEELATADDEGVAATVTKPLSSLLERVRNAFGRN, from the coding sequence ATGGCAGCGGAACAGGCCGCAGACGGCTATCTCTTCGACCTCTATCGTCGATACATCGGTGAACCGGAGGACCGAACCGACGTCTACGTTGGGTTCGGGCTGTTCCTCGGCGGAATCGGGCTGGCGATCGTCGGACTCCTGCTGTTCCTGTGGGGTAACACGTTCGAGGCCCGCACCGCGGGCTACTTCGCGTGGGTGGGGCCCGCGTACGCGCTCGCGATGACTGCACTCCCAGTCACGATGCTCGGGATCGTCACGCTCCTGCCGTCGGAACGGCGGATGCTGTACGCCTCGATCGGCGGCGTCGCGATCACCCTGGCTGCAGTAGCCGGTTTCCTCGCCGCCTACCCGCACCACTGGAACGGCTACGGGAACGATTACACCGTCGAGATCATTGCGACCTACGCCGTCGGCCTCGCGGGCATCACCGCCTCAACCGGCGCGGCGCTGATCGCACACTATCTCGACATGGCCCAGCAGGCCGACGCGGTCGCGACCGGGGACGAGACCGAGGCCGAACCCGAACTCACCGATGCGGACGTCCGGCAAGATATCGACGAGGCGATGGAGGGCGTCGAACTCTCCTGGGGCGGCGTCGAGAAGACCGAACACAAGCGACTGAGTTTCTCCGAGAACGACTTCGACGACGTCGACGTCGATACCGACGCTGGGACGACGACGACCCGATCGACGGGCGTCGACGCGCAGGTCGCCGGCCTCAAAGGGCTCAAAGGCGGCGAGACGAAACAGACCACCTCGAGTTCGACCGTCGACGACCAGACGGCCAAACTCAAAGAACTCCGCGAACAGCGACGCGCGGAGGAACTGGCGACGGCCGACGACGAGGGCGTGGCCGCGACGGTGACGAAACCGCTCTCGAGCCTGCTCGAGCGAGTTCGAAACGCGTTCGGGCGGAATTAA
- a CDS encoding DUF7344 domain-containing protein, with product MNNSASSGPTADARDERFSALADSRRRTVVRLVSERAPRAVEKEDLAFQLAAVIDDKRLAAVTENDRKQALVDLHHHHLPRLTDVGLLEQTDDGAIALADHRAVDEPRLEDAISADRTEDAAELDALFEALADERRRTVLSVLGDQYHPIATETLARDVAAREAGTTERAVSDDRVHEVHTSLVHVHLPVLHEATLVSYDASAGQAAYEGHPAVRAEWLRSADGSTVTNGETAASIEDEAPVRTLEGRETIVTTGQSLCEGTENELFLLFTTTGLLEEACFRRIEDAVDRGVDVYLGSSDPRVRELVRERVPGVTVWEPQRDWFDLPAAGDSVGRLVFADREAVMLGAIGRPSSGDDRPAETAIVGKGSQNGLVVLLRQLLGSRLERLDGRRDDAHVPFSL from the coding sequence ATGAATAACTCAGCTTCGAGCGGACCCACGGCCGATGCTCGCGACGAGCGCTTCAGCGCCCTCGCCGATAGCCGTCGCCGGACCGTCGTCCGTCTCGTCTCCGAACGAGCTCCCCGCGCCGTCGAGAAAGAGGACCTTGCGTTCCAGCTCGCAGCCGTAATCGATGATAAACGGCTCGCCGCCGTGACCGAGAACGACCGGAAACAGGCACTCGTCGACCTCCACCACCATCACCTCCCTCGCTTGACCGACGTAGGGCTGCTCGAGCAAACCGACGACGGGGCCATCGCGTTGGCCGATCACCGAGCGGTCGACGAACCCCGCCTCGAGGACGCCATCTCAGCCGATCGGACCGAGGACGCGGCCGAACTGGACGCCCTCTTCGAGGCGCTGGCCGACGAGCGCCGGCGGACGGTCCTCTCGGTGCTCGGCGATCAGTATCACCCGATCGCGACGGAGACGCTCGCCCGTGACGTTGCCGCCCGCGAAGCCGGCACGACCGAACGCGCGGTCTCGGACGATCGTGTCCACGAGGTACACACCTCGCTCGTCCACGTCCACCTGCCGGTGCTCCACGAGGCCACGCTCGTCAGCTACGACGCGTCGGCGGGTCAAGCCGCCTACGAGGGCCACCCCGCCGTTCGCGCGGAGTGGCTCCGGTCCGCCGACGGATCGACGGTGACCAACGGGGAGACGGCCGCATCGATCGAGGACGAGGCGCCCGTTCGCACGCTCGAGGGTCGCGAGACGATCGTCACGACCGGCCAATCACTCTGTGAGGGGACCGAGAACGAGCTGTTCCTGCTATTTACGACGACCGGGCTGCTCGAGGAGGCCTGTTTCCGCCGGATCGAGGACGCGGTCGACCGGGGCGTCGACGTCTATCTCGGATCAAGCGATCCACGCGTCCGTGAACTCGTCCGCGAGCGCGTCCCAGGCGTCACCGTCTGGGAGCCCCAGCGGGACTGGTTCGACCTCCCAGCGGCCGGCGATTCCGTGGGGCGACTGGTGTTCGCCGATCGCGAGGCCGTCATGCTCGGTGCGATCGGACGCCCGTCGTCGGGCGACGATCGGCCCGCCGAAACGGCGATCGTGGGCAAGGGATCCCAGAACGGGCTCGTCGTGCTGTTGCGACAGCTGCTCGGTTCCCGACTCGAGCGCCTCGACGGTCGGCGAGACGACGCTCACGTTCCGTTTTCGCTCTAG
- a CDS encoding ribbon-helix-helix domain-containing protein, whose protein sequence is MPKVEITIPEHLEMQIAQMVERGEFVNREEAIEDLLSTGIKAYKTSGPMDEEEGATGGTGLEDDGMMGHDDEYVF, encoded by the coding sequence ATGCCGAAAGTAGAGATCACCATACCGGAGCACCTCGAGATGCAGATCGCCCAGATGGTCGAGCGCGGCGAGTTCGTCAACCGCGAGGAGGCGATCGAGGATCTCCTATCGACGGGGATCAAGGCCTACAAGACCAGCGGACCGATGGACGAAGAGGAGGGCGCGACCGGCGGAACCGGCCTCGAAGACGACGGGATGATGGGCCACGACGACGAGTACGTCTTCTAA
- a CDS encoding rhomboid family intramembrane serine protease, producing the protein MRVLAVLLTVVVAAALVGSIAVVRRVHRPRQPWLEVLRARFVYGVPWGSLVVIAFVLCVYLFVQGGIANFDDPVTIPFRSWSYFYPLGILTAAFSHAGPGHLIGNLSGTLVVAPIAEFAWGHYADGHDPERAESWRTDPRVRAFVLFPLAVIGVGLATSAFALGPVIGFSGVVFALAGFALVQYPIVTTVATIGVQSVVVRLYYALQEPIRTYTAQPSPPSAPSWAGIAIQGHAIGLFLGFVLGVVLLERRGSRPNPLRLWLAILLFGFSKGLWAIYWYGPDDSFILFQGPGVAVVSVLALVVTLSMTASEKPLLPARLEGLVPGVDRESTETNESDRPAIDRTLALAGSAGDRSGAGTARLERVLELADGTQRLARESGPSSTLTRRGTAFLAVVGILALLAGMAIPFNFLVVEDATASTEAAVEIDDYTVEYVEGVQNRLVTGIGIEAIESDAGLESSGVIVASDDREIWLEAVSARRLAFTGEETVYVGGPGWREAVHVERTGWKPVGNETVYQVWLWQDGTDRRLAYESNASRAAARIAGRNVTIRPDGGEYRLAVTSSETETAVTTLVPAQNATTTAGGLVFERRNETVYAAADGTRVAIASKETYGGY; encoded by the coding sequence ATGCGCGTGCTCGCGGTCTTGCTGACGGTCGTCGTCGCCGCGGCGTTGGTCGGATCGATCGCGGTCGTCAGGCGGGTCCATCGGCCACGTCAGCCCTGGCTCGAGGTCCTCCGGGCGCGGTTCGTCTACGGCGTTCCGTGGGGCTCGCTCGTCGTGATCGCGTTCGTCCTCTGTGTCTATCTGTTCGTCCAGGGCGGGATCGCGAACTTCGACGATCCCGTGACGATCCCGTTTCGCTCGTGGTCGTACTTCTATCCGCTCGGGATCCTCACGGCGGCGTTTTCACACGCCGGCCCCGGCCACCTCATCGGTAACCTCTCCGGGACGCTCGTCGTCGCCCCGATCGCCGAGTTCGCCTGGGGGCACTACGCCGACGGTCACGACCCAGAGCGGGCCGAGTCGTGGCGAACCGATCCGCGGGTCCGTGCGTTCGTGCTCTTTCCGCTGGCCGTCATCGGCGTCGGTCTGGCAACGAGCGCGTTCGCGCTCGGCCCCGTGATCGGCTTCTCCGGCGTCGTCTTCGCGTTGGCCGGCTTCGCCCTCGTCCAATATCCGATCGTGACGACCGTCGCTACGATCGGCGTCCAGAGCGTCGTCGTACGCCTCTACTATGCGCTGCAGGAGCCGATCCGGACGTACACCGCTCAACCGAGTCCCCCGTCGGCTCCGTCCTGGGCCGGGATCGCGATTCAGGGCCACGCCATCGGGCTCTTCCTCGGGTTCGTCCTCGGCGTTGTGCTCCTCGAGCGCCGGGGGTCCCGACCGAACCCACTCCGGCTCTGGTTGGCAATCCTTCTCTTTGGGTTCTCGAAGGGACTGTGGGCGATCTACTGGTACGGGCCCGACGACTCGTTTATCCTGTTTCAGGGGCCGGGCGTCGCCGTCGTCTCGGTGCTCGCGCTCGTGGTCACGCTCTCGATGACCGCCTCGGAGAAGCCGCTTCTCCCGGCGCGACTCGAGGGGCTGGTGCCCGGTGTGGATCGCGAGTCCACGGAGACGAACGAGTCGGACCGGCCGGCGATCGATCGGACGCTCGCGTTGGCGGGCAGCGCCGGCGACCGAAGCGGTGCCGGCACAGCCCGACTCGAGCGCGTTCTCGAATTGGCCGACGGGACACAGCGACTCGCTCGCGAATCAGGACCGTCGTCGACCCTGACGCGGCGAGGAACTGCGTTCCTGGCGGTCGTCGGCATCCTGGCGCTGCTCGCCGGCATGGCCATCCCCTTCAACTTCCTCGTCGTCGAGGACGCCACCGCGTCGACCGAGGCCGCCGTCGAGATCGACGACTACACCGTCGAGTACGTCGAGGGCGTCCAGAACCGGCTCGTTACCGGCATCGGCATCGAGGCCATCGAGAGCGACGCCGGCCTCGAGTCGAGCGGGGTGATCGTCGCCAGCGACGACCGCGAGATCTGGCTCGAGGCGGTCAGCGCCCGGCGGCTCGCGTTCACGGGCGAGGAGACGGTCTACGTCGGCGGTCCCGGCTGGCGCGAGGCCGTCCACGTCGAACGGACCGGCTGGAAGCCAGTCGGCAACGAGACTGTCTACCAGGTCTGGCTCTGGCAAGACGGGACGGATCGCCGGCTCGCGTACGAGTCCAACGCGTCGCGGGCCGCCGCCCGGATCGCCGGCCGAAACGTGACGATCCGCCCCGACGGCGGGGAGTACCGCCTCGCGGTAACCTCGAGCGAAACCGAGACCGCCGTGACTACCCTCGTCCCGGCCCAAAACGCGACGACCACGGCTGGCGGCCTCGTCTTCGAACGCCGAAACGAAACCGTCTACGCGGCCGCCGACGGGACCCGCGTTGCGATCGCGAGCAAGGAGACCTACGGCGGCTACTGA
- a CDS encoding DNA-directed RNA polymerase subunit L encodes MELRVTESTETELSIEIAGEDHTFMNVLKGALLEHDDVSAATYDVNPEQSGGQTEPILTIKTEGADPLEALEEAAVDVREKANAFQDAFEAAA; translated from the coding sequence ATGGAACTGCGGGTCACCGAGAGCACCGAGACCGAACTCTCCATCGAGATCGCCGGCGAGGACCACACGTTCATGAACGTGCTCAAGGGCGCGCTGCTCGAGCACGACGATGTCAGCGCGGCCACCTACGACGTTAACCCCGAACAGTCGGGCGGCCAGACCGAGCCCATCCTGACGATCAAGACCGAGGGCGCGGATCCCCTCGAAGCGCTCGAGGAGGCCGCCGTCGATGTCCGCGAGAAGGCGAACGCGTTCCAGGACGCGTTCGAAGCGGCCGCGTAG
- a CDS encoding METTL5 family protein, with the protein MAGPSRRTLARRLESLEDFSEPSAALEQYLTPPELAAHLCHLARLQGDLKGQVVDLGTGTGMLAIGASLSGADRVVGIDIDAGALAVARRNERTAAADAREHGVDWLRGDVTRHPFSVTDATVLSNPPFGAQRGNRHADRRFLETASEIGAVSYTIHNEGSREFVESFAADEGGEVTHAFRAEFPLPNQFEFHTATEETLAAEVFRIEWPRSGRTSDSASQ; encoded by the coding sequence ATGGCAGGTCCCTCACGGCGCACGCTCGCGCGCCGACTCGAGTCGCTCGAAGACTTCTCGGAGCCGTCAGCGGCGCTCGAGCAGTATTTGACGCCGCCGGAGCTGGCCGCCCACCTCTGTCACCTGGCGCGGCTACAGGGCGACCTCAAGGGGCAGGTCGTCGACCTCGGAACGGGAACGGGGATGCTCGCGATCGGGGCGTCGCTGTCCGGCGCCGACCGCGTGGTGGGTATCGATATCGATGCCGGAGCGCTCGCGGTCGCCCGGCGGAACGAACGGACGGCAGCCGCGGACGCCCGTGAGCACGGCGTCGACTGGCTCCGGGGCGACGTGACCCGCCATCCGTTCTCGGTCACCGACGCGACCGTGCTCTCGAATCCCCCTTTCGGCGCACAGCGCGGGAACCGCCACGCGGATCGTCGATTCCTCGAGACGGCGAGCGAAATCGGCGCCGTCTCCTATACGATTCACAACGAGGGGAGCCGGGAGTTCGTCGAGTCGTTCGCCGCCGACGAAGGGGGCGAGGTGACCCACGCGTTTCGGGCGGAGTTTCCGCTTCCGAACCAGTTCGAGTTCCACACCGCGACAGAGGAGACGCTCGCGGCCGAAGTGTTCCGGATCGAGTGGCCGAGAAGCGGTCGAACCAGTGACAGCGCCTCTCAGTAG
- a CDS encoding MBL fold metallo-hydrolase, giving the protein MIHSDWNDWLVRDVADANPDGVAIWYLGCNGFVLKGSEGTTIYVDPYLGLGDPPRTVRMIPVPFDPADIDEADAVLATHEHTDHVHGPSQAPILEGTDATFYGPDDSVAVARDEESWTEEWDVTDDQLSEIAEGDTLEIGEFTVHVEPANDPDATHPVSYVFEHEGSTFFHGGDTKPTDEFERLGDEYEIDLAALAFGTVGRIPDKQTREPKRTRWYNDENQIIECAAALECERLLPSHWDMWKGLTADPTTLHHHARSFAHPKRLEIVEIGDRVDL; this is encoded by the coding sequence ATGATTCACAGCGACTGGAACGACTGGCTCGTCCGCGACGTTGCAGACGCGAACCCGGACGGCGTAGCCATCTGGTATCTCGGGTGTAACGGCTTCGTCCTCAAGGGGAGCGAGGGAACGACGATCTACGTCGACCCCTATCTCGGACTGGGCGATCCGCCCCGGACGGTCCGGATGATCCCCGTCCCGTTCGATCCCGCCGACATCGACGAGGCCGACGCCGTTCTCGCGACGCACGAACACACCGACCACGTTCACGGACCGAGCCAGGCCCCGATCCTCGAGGGGACGGACGCGACGTTCTACGGTCCGGACGACAGCGTCGCAGTCGCTCGCGACGAGGAGAGCTGGACCGAGGAGTGGGACGTAACCGACGACCAGCTCAGCGAGATCGCCGAGGGCGATACCCTCGAGATTGGCGAGTTCACCGTTCACGTCGAACCGGCGAACGACCCAGACGCGACCCATCCGGTGAGCTACGTGTTCGAACACGAGGGCAGCACGTTCTTCCACGGCGGCGACACGAAGCCGACCGACGAGTTCGAGCGACTCGGCGACGAGTACGAGATCGACCTCGCGGCGCTCGCGTTCGGCACCGTCGGACGGATTCCCGACAAGCAGACCCGCGAGCCGAAACGAACGCGATGGTACAACGACGAAAACCAGATCATCGAGTGTGCGGCCGCGCTCGAGTGCGAACGGCTCCTTCCGAGTCACTGGGACATGTGGAAAGGGCTCACCGCCGATCCGACGACGTTACACCACCACGCGCGGAGCTTCGCGCATCCGAAGCGGCTCGAGATCGTCGAAATCGGCGACCGAGTCGATCTGTAG
- the dph2 gene encoding diphthamide biosynthesis enzyme Dph2 yields MSQEPEYSEGDLRNTGMRLKHDREWDYELEQIVEAIEERDATKVGLQFPEGLKRRGPSVADDLRELAGDDVTFMLSGQPCYGACDLDTYLMKRTDVFVHFGHSPMKDTEKVIYVPLFSNVEVTPIMEEALETLEPPAETEGVGLVTTAQHMNRYEEMSEFLEERGYEVHSRRGDDRLTHEGQVLGCNYASADVPADQVLYVGGGKFHPLGLAMEHPDKHVVIADPVNNVVTVADTEKFMKQRYGAIHRAMDAEKWGVIFCTKIGQGRWETAQKILNDNDNAYLITMDEVTPDRLRNFDMDAFVNTGCPRITTDDGPQFHKPMLTPGEYRIAVGDEPLDSLSFDTFHGTW; encoded by the coding sequence ATGAGCCAGGAGCCGGAGTACTCCGAGGGCGACCTCAGGAACACCGGGATGCGTCTCAAGCACGATCGCGAGTGGGACTACGAACTCGAGCAGATCGTCGAGGCGATCGAGGAGCGGGACGCGACGAAGGTCGGACTGCAGTTTCCCGAAGGGTTGAAGCGACGGGGTCCGTCCGTCGCGGACGACTTACGGGAGTTGGCCGGCGACGACGTAACGTTCATGCTGTCGGGCCAGCCCTGCTATGGGGCCTGTGACCTCGACACCTATCTGATGAAGCGCACCGACGTGTTCGTCCACTTCGGCCACTCGCCGATGAAGGACACGGAGAAAGTGATCTACGTTCCGTTGTTCTCGAACGTCGAGGTCACGCCGATCATGGAGGAGGCCCTCGAGACCTTGGAGCCGCCCGCGGAGACCGAAGGCGTCGGCCTCGTCACCACGGCCCAGCACATGAACCGCTACGAGGAGATGAGCGAGTTCTTGGAGGAACGGGGGTACGAGGTTCACAGCCGGCGCGGCGACGACCGGCTGACCCACGAGGGACAGGTGCTTGGCTGCAACTACGCGAGCGCGGACGTGCCCGCAGACCAGGTGCTCTACGTCGGCGGCGGGAAGTTCCACCCGCTCGGACTAGCGATGGAACACCCCGACAAACACGTCGTCATCGCGGACCCGGTCAACAACGTCGTCACCGTCGCGGACACGGAGAAGTTCATGAAGCAGCGTTACGGCGCGATCCACCGCGCGATGGACGCAGAGAAGTGGGGCGTCATCTTCTGTACCAAGATCGGCCAGGGCCGCTGGGAGACCGCCCAGAAGATCCTCAACGACAACGATAACGCCTACCTCATCACGATGGACGAGGTGACGCCGGACCGCCTGCGGAACTTCGACATGGACGCGTTCGTCAACACCGGCTGTCCGCGGATTACGACCGACGACGGCCCGCAGTTCCACAAGCCGATGCTCACGCCCGGCGAGTACCGGATCGCCGTCGGCGACGAACCACTCGACAGTCTCTCGTTCGACACCTTCCACGGGACCTGGTAG